In Astatotilapia calliptera chromosome 16, fAstCal1.2, whole genome shotgun sequence, one genomic interval encodes:
- the LOC113007456 gene encoding nectin-4-like: protein MDDISPFCGNYRHSLSSRCHSMLRSLLFLMVALLHTDVIALQVIGGNVTVVQGGTAILPCHVTGTNDDLTQITWQRRTREKPHNDNFLTILPREGVQFVNGGDDRFKYIGNFNDNNGTLQLSNVALKDEGSYTCIFTFFPSGNQKTEIPLNLLVPPFTSVKDNLPTLGTEEVLFATCTAAGSKPPAEVRWLTGALGDKMRTTTNSTQYDNGTTTTVSSLFGVPTREINGHQVQCVISGDSLSKEETLPFTIQVSFAPTEVKIRVISEDSFECLTEANPNAKFAWSRSGQSLLQSAVKVDGAKLQLLSRTSDLNGLYQCEASNAYGRKHSQLYVHVASGACSAAWALFGVLVFLNVTGAAAWCFYKHGFLIRRPENTPDNDNTPESEHVPLRPSSAVDDPGPHDVPPSSRSAHVDDGLSKRTE from the exons CTCTCCAGGTGATTGGTGGAAACGTAACAGTGGTTCAAGGAGGTACTGCTATCCTACCGTGCCATGTCACTGGTACCAATGATGACCTGACACAGATTACCTGGCAGAGGAGGACGAGAGAAAAACCTCACAATGACAATTTCCTAACTATCCTACCCAGAGAGGGAGTGCAGTTTGTCAATGGAGGTGATGATCGATTTAAATATATCGGGAATTTTAATGACAATAATGGAACTCTCCAGTTATCCAATGTTGCACTGAAGGATGAAGGCAGCTACACGTGCATCTTCACCTTTTTTCCCAGTGGAAATCAGAAGACAGAGATACCTCTGAATTTGCTTG TGCCTCCTTTCACAAGCGTCAAGGACAATCTTCCCACTTTGGGCACTGAAGAGGTTTTATTTGCTACTTGCACGGCTGCTGGATCGAAGCCTCCTGCAGAGGTGAGGTGGCTCACTGGTGCTTTGGGAGACAAAATGAGGACGACAACAAACTCCACTCAGTATGACAACGGTACGACTACCACAGTCAGCTCTCTGTTTGGTGTTCCTACAAGAGAGATTAATGGTCACCAGGTCCAGTGTGTCATCAGTGGTGACTCCCTGTCTAAAGAAGAAACCCTGCCCTTCACCATACAGGTCTCCT tcGCCCCCACAGAAGTGAAGATTAGAGTGATTTCAGAGGACTCGTTTGAGTGTTTGACAGAAGCCAACCCAAACGCAAAATTTGCCTGGAGCAG ATCTGGCCAGTCTTTGCTGCAGTCTGCCGTCAAAGTAGATGGTGCAAAGCTACAACTGCTGAGTCGGACCTCTGATCTAAACGGCCTCTATCAGTGTGAAGCATCTAATGCATATGGAAGAAAACACAGTCAGCTGTATGTGCATGTGGCATCAG GAGCATGCTCTGCGGCTTGGGCCTTAtttggtgttttggttttcctgAATGTCACTGGGGCTGCAGCATGGTGCTTTTATAAACATGGATTTCTGATAAG GAGACCAGAAAACACACCAGATAATGACAACACGCCAGAGAGTGAGCATGTTCCACTGAGACCTAGCAGTGCAGTAGATGATCCCGGGCCACATGATGTTCCACCATCTTCCAGAAGTGCACATGTTGATGATGGACTATCTAAGAGAACAGAATGA
- the LOC113007454 gene encoding uncharacterized protein LOC113007454 has protein sequence MERTTSKTCICGKLCKNQRGLKVHQARMKCLERESEVQRTGPEPGETQEEPGQEAPHRAQSLHALDSSNPSSVVPQQRIKWPPASSRSEWQKFDEDVSNIIQAVAKRDADSRLKTMTTIIVSYASERFGLIEKCDNKTPYTMNRRAMKIHQLRQELRSLKKQFKNADAEEKQALEELHNILRKKLITLRRAEWHRRRGRERARKRAAFIADPFRFSKQLLGVKRSGQLECSAEEVNNFLHETMSDPLREQDLGPNKALINPAPPSAEFKLTEPSLKEVCEVIKAARSASSPGPSGVPYLVYKRCPELLRHLWKILKVIWRRGRVADQWRCAEGVWIPKEEDSKNINQFRSISLLSVEGKVFFSVVSRRLTEFLLRNNYIDPSVQKGGIPGVPGCLEHTGVVTHLIREAHENRGDLAVLWLDLTNAYGSIPHKLVEHALHLHHVPSKIKDLILDYYANFRLRVTSRAVTSDWHRLGKGIITGCTISVTLFALAMNMVVKAAEVECRGPLTRSGVRQPPIRAYMDDLTITTSSVPGCRWILQGLERLISWARMSFKPSKSRSMVLKKGKVTDKFRFSISGTIIPSITEQPVKSLGKLFDSSLKDSTAIQKANEELGAWLIKVDKSGLPGRFKAWIYQHSILPRILWPLLVYTVPITTVESLERKISGFLRKWLGLPRSLTSAALYGTSNSVQLPFSGLTEEFKVARTREALQYRDSKDCKVALAGIEVRTGRKWKAEKAVEVAESRLRQKTLMGVLATGGAGLGYVPKAQVSRAQGKERRQLLQEEVRAGVEEERVSRAVGLKRQGAWTRWESTLQRKVTWANIMQADFHRIRFLVQAVYDTLPSPANLHLWGKSETPACPLCSGRGTLEHLLSSCPRALADGRYRWRHDQVLRVVAEKIASAISTSKHHHAPRKAISFIKAGEKPQVRPHLTTGLLNTASDWQLQADLGKQLKFPQNIAKTSLRPDMIIISEASKQLIMLELTVPWEERIEEANERKRGKYQELVQECRGRGWKTFYEPIEVGCRGFAGRSLCKALGRLGVAGAAKKRAIQAVSEAAEKATRWLWIKRADPWVATGTQVGA, from the coding sequence ATGGAAAGGACTACGAGTAAGACATGTATCTGCGGCAAGCTGTGTAAGAACCAGCGTGGCCTAAAGGTCCATCAGGCTAGAATGAAATGTTTGGAGCGGGAGAGTGAGGTGCAACGCACAGGTCCTGAACCTGGTGAGACGCAGGAGGAGCCCGGCCAGGAGGCACCCCACAGAGCCCAGTCCCTCCATGCACTGGACTCTTCCAATCCAAGCAGTGTAGTTCCACAACAGCGGATCAAGTGGCCCCCAGCCAGCAGCCGGAGCGAGTGGCAGAAGTTTGATGAGGATGTCTCCAACATCATACAAGCCGTGGCCAAAAGAGATGCTGACAGCAGGCTTAAAACAATGACCACCATCATAGTCAGCTACGCCTCAGAAAGGTTCGGCCTGATCGAGAAGTGTGACAACAAGACCCCTTACACCATGAACCGCAGGGCCATGAAGATTCATCAACTGCGCCAGGAGCTCAGGAGCCTTAAGAAGCAGTTCAAGAACGCTGATGCGGAGGAGAAGCAAGCTTTAGAGGAACTGCATAACATCTTGCGGAAGAAGTTGATTACCCTCCGTAGAGCAGAATGGCACAGAAggcgaggaagagagagagccaggaaacgtgcagcttttattgctgatcCCTTTCGCTTTTCCAAACAATTGCTTGGGGTTAAGCGAAGTGGGCAGTTGGAGTGCTCAGCAGAGGAGGTGAATAACTTCCTTCATGAGACAATGAGTGACCCATTGAGGGAACAAGACTTGGGACCAAACAAAGCTCTCATCAACCCTGCCCCACCATCAGCAGAGTTCAAGTTGACGGAGCCAAGTTTGAAGGAGGTGTGTGAGGTCATCAAAGCAGCCCGCTCAGCATCCTCCCCAGGTCCCAGTGGCGTACCCTACCTTGTCTATAAGCGCTGCCCAGAGCTGCTTCGCCACCTGTGGAAGATCTTAAAGGTGATATGGCGGAGAGGGAGAGTTGCTGATCAGTGGAGGTGCGCAGAGGGAGTCTGGATTCCCAAAGAGGAGGATTCGAAAAACATAAACCAGTTTCGGAGCATCTCGCTATTGAGCGTGGAGGGGAAGGTGTTTTTTAGCGTTGTCTCCCGGAGATTGACTGAGTTTCTCCTTAGAAACAATTACATTGATCCATCAGTTCAGAAGGGGGGGATCCCAGGAGTTCCTGGTTGCCTAGAGCACACTGGTGTAGTTACACACCTTATAAGAGAAGCCCATGAGAACAGAGGCGACCTAGCTGTATTGTGGCTGGACCTGACTAATGCGTATGGGTCGATCCCACACAAACTGGTTGAGCATGCTTTACACCTCCACCATGTTCCCAGCAAGATCAAGGACCTGATCCTGGACTATTACGCCAATTTCAGGCTTAGGGTCACTTCTAGGGCAGTTACTTCAGACTGGCACCGACTCGGGAAAGGTATAATAACAGGCTGTACCATCTCAGTTACGCTCTTTGCCCTGGCAATGAACATGGTGGTAAAGGCTGCGGAGGTGGAGTGCAGAGGGCCGTTAACAAGGTCAGGTGTTCGTCAGCCCCCTATCAGAGCCTATATGGATGACCTCACCATTACAACATCATCAGTTCCCGGGTGTAGGTGGATCTTGCAAGGTCTTGAGAGACTCATCTCATGGGCAAGGATGAGTTTTAAACCTTCCAAGTCAAGATCGATGGTACTGAAGAAGGGCAAGGTGACGGACAAGTTCCGGTTCTCAATTTCAGGAACCATTATTCCATCCATAACGGAACAACCAGTTAAGAGCTTGGGGAAACTCTTTGACTCCAGCCTGAAAGACTCTACTGCTATTCAGAAGGCAAATGAGGAGCTGGGAGCGTGGCTTATTAAGGTGGATAAGTCCGGCCTGCCTGGAAGATTTAAAGCCTGGATCTACCAGCATTCAATCCTGCCCCGAATCCTGTGGCCCTTGCTTGTCTATACAGTTCCAATAACTACTGTGGAATCCCTTGAAAGAAAGATCAGTGGCTTTCTTCGTAAGTGGCTGGGACTTCCCCGCAGTCTCACCAGCGCTGCCTTGTATGGGACAAGCAACAGCGTGCAGTTACCCTTCAGTGGTCTCACAGAAGAGTTCAAGGTGGCTCGCACACGAGAAGCCCTACAGTACAGAGATTCTAAAGACTGCAAGGTGGCATTAGCAGGTATTGAGGTAAGGACAGGAAGAAAGTGGAAGGCTGAGAAGGCAGTTGAGGTGGCGGAGTCACGCCTAAGGCAGAAAACACTGATGGGGGTCTTAGCAACAGGGGGAGCAGGCTTGGGGTATGTCCCAAAGGCCCAGGTCAGCAGGGCACAGGGAAAGGAGAGACGCCAGCTACTCCAGGAAGAGGTCcgagcaggtgtggaggaagAGCGAGTAAGTAGAGCTGTAGGCCTTAAGCGGCAGGGAGCATGGACAAGGTGGGAGAGCACCTTGCAGCGCAAGGTCACCTGGGCAAACATCATGCAGGCAGACTTCCACCGGATCCGATTCCTAGTGCAGGCAGTATACGACACTCTGCCAAGCCCAGCAAACCTCCATCTGTGGGGAAAGAGCGAGACACCTGCCTGTCCCCTGTGCTCTGGAAGAGGGACCCTAGAACACCTCCTTAGCAGCTGCCCAAGGGCCCTGGCCGATGGTCGGTATCGTTGGCGGCACGACCAGGTGCTCAGAGTAGTTGCTGAAAAGATTGCCTCAGCAATCAGCACCAGCAAGCATCATCATGCTCCGAGGAAGGCAATCTCTTTTATTAAGGCTGGAGAGAAACCCCAGGTGCGCCCACATTTGACAACTGGCCTCCTCAACACAGCCTCTGATTGGCAGCTACAGGCTGACCTGGGTAAACAACTAAAGTTCCCTCAGAACATTGCAAAAACATCACTCCGGCCAGACATGATAATTATTTCTGAGGCCTCAAAACAGCTGATCATGCTGGAACTCACAGTGCCCTGGGAAGAGCGGATTGAGGAGGCCAATGAAAGGAAACGAGGAAAGTACCAGGAACTAGTGCAGGAGTGCAGGGGAAGGGGCTGGAAGACTTTCTATGAGCCCATAGAAGTGGGTTGTAGGGGCTTTGCAGGACGATCACTCTGCAAAGCCCTAGGGCGGCTGGGTGTGGCTGGGGCAGCCAAGAAGAGGGCCATCCAGGCTGTGAGTGAAGCGGCAGAGAAAGCCACAAGGTGGCTGTGGATCAAGAGGGCTGATCCGTGGGTAGCTACTGGTACGCAAGTCGGGGCTTGA